The following coding sequences are from one Odocoileus virginianus isolate 20LAN1187 ecotype Illinois chromosome 7, Ovbor_1.2, whole genome shotgun sequence window:
- the LOC110140531 gene encoding ATPase PAAT-like codes for METETVHGLLSRCPTLASSWDAACGALAQALHVTRDGLGARDADWEELLASPAAGQDLVILQRNLNSQDENPCFLHLRCDPHGGEEVVSIGILSSARNMEVYLGEEYCGTSRGKNVCNGLDNSEHEKITLYKKYLKLESSTHACKIKLLSFGEKNCVFISKVVVHVRPVSAHSSAGSPALGSKIDLERVQTIMESMGSKLSPGAQQLMNMVRFQQQNCVALGEQLQSILGNAGHRHAPGLQSSSAPGAFDKSSSTPFPFRTGLTSGNVAEDSEANTEKSLQPAGGGSLSSLQECKIVPQSCSLLENDLKNAVSSFLSKKASDSSHIPNSELLPFLQNLCGQVSHLRVGPGIKWQDSIPKPGGGTGGVTVEEQPDCSYLEKILSKNMELMEKKLTDYIGQRIYKLQEHIDNKLALLMDLLQRPNSPPSGLPLRHYDSGEGLSNGER; via the exons ATGGAGACCGAGACCGTACACGGGCTGCTGAGCCGCTGCCCGACCCTGGCCTCTTCCTGGGATGCCGCGTGCGGAGCCTTGGCCCAGGCTCTCCATGTCACCCGGGATGGTCTTGGCGCCCGGGATGCCGACTGGGAGGAGCTGCTGGCGTCGCCCGCCGCAGG cCAGGACCTGGTGATTTTGCAAAGGAACCTGAACAGCCAAGATGAAAACCCCTGCTTCCTTCACCTGCGATGTGACCCTCATGGAGGTGAAGAAGTCGTTTCTATTGGCATTTTAAGCTCAGCAAGAAATATGGAAGTATACTTAGGAGAGGAGTACTGTGGAACCAGTAGGGGCAAGAATGTTTGTAATGGTCTGGATAACAG tgAACATGAAAAGATTActttatacaaaaaatatctaaaattggAGTCTTCCACACATGCTTGTAAAATAAAG CTGCTCTCCTTTGGTGAAAAGAACTGTGTGTTCATCAGTAAAGTTGTGGTACACGTGAGGCCAGTCTCAGCACATTCTTCAGCAGGCTCTCCTGCTCTAGGATCAAAGATAGACCTGGAGAGGGTCCAAACCAtcatggagtccatggggtcaaagttATCACCTGGAGCTCAGCAGTTGATGAATATGGTGAGATTCCAGCAGCAG AATTGTGTTGCCCTCGGAGAGCAGCTCCAGTCGATCCTGGGAAACGCGGGACACAGGCACGCGCCGGGACTGCAGTCCTCGTCTGCTCCGGGAGCCTTCGACAAGTCATCCTCCACACCTTTTCCTTTCAGAACTGGGCTGACATCTGGAAACGTGGCTGAAGACTCAGAAGCTAACACTGAGAAAAGTCTGCAGCCAGCTGGTGGAGGAAGTCTGAGCAGCCTCCAAGAGTGTAAAATTGTGCCACAAAGCTGTTCTCTTCTTGAGAATGACCTGAAGAATGCAGTATCTTCTTTCTTATCAAAGAAAGCAAGTGACAGCTCACACATACCTAACTCGGAGTTGCTGCCTTTTCTCCAGAATTTGTGTGGTCAGGTGAGCCATCTCCGGGTGGGACCCGGCATCAAGTGGCAGGACAGCATCCCGAAGCCCGGCGGAGGCACTGGGGGTGTCAC agtaGAAGAGCAACCTGATTGTTCCTATTTGGAAAagattctttctaaaaatatggaACTGATGGAAAAGAAACTTACAGACTACATTGGTCAGCGAATATATAAACTCCAGGAGCACATAGATAATAAGCTTGCTTTGTTAATGGACTTGCTGCAACGTCCCAACTCCCCACCCTCTGGGTTGCCTCTGAGACATTATGACTCTGGAGAAGGACTTTCAAATGGAGAAAGATAA